From a region of the Corallococcus coralloides DSM 2259 genome:
- a CDS encoding carboxypeptidase-like regulatory domain-containing protein, whose amino-acid sequence MSASRVEPEVTLSERSCPPSEDASGEHPRRLMQCWDEAFDELVDQVDKREGEAPTVAETTSAEDGTFVLDGLPDGMVTLHATSGQNVAMRPDVMTGQQDVVLVLDEGSFFEGIVLEGPAGTEPIAGARVTVFSHEHTRFFPAISGVDGRYRIGPVPPDDYGILVTASGRGPNLRMRADPWEEDTFILDRPAKYAGTVVTAKGAPAPGVSVRLYKPSATPESRTALTDAQGRFSFPSFEDVPGQLFAETAARDGLAHLRTGPREDIVLTLGPGMVLQGHVSDENGRPIPGARVMADLDDANAPSPRGQTVTDAQGHYRLGPLFRLPHFVAVRAEHYIDDEPEHYELGEVEETLDFILPRALSVEGILVDEAGQPLAGHGVFLHPGSATSVIVDVSLESTVTDEAGRFILDSDEAGPAWLSVSDEAFVPQHFTVGRPSRDVRLVLRRGARVPITVLSAAGAPVRGARVELWKQDARGESHHAGVTDARGQVTLQGVPPGSYVAEATLARQAVDVHASQPLEVQTGEAPPVTLRLEEGRTLQGTVVNPQGRPLPGVSVRAELLDADRPRYRSAQSTGRIPEGVRTDAEGRFTLRSLSAARYTLGATLAEHRIDGALSQGVRAGEYATVIVGRDTAEVRLVLRRIPHVRGRVVAEDGAKLDLFEVNGRRYEDPQGRFDQPLPKATGPQRFVVRARGYAPVDRSVTPDGDGDVDVGTLTLTRGRTVQVFLRDAATGEPFTGRVRDDSGQWATIAIGYRIHGEGVADGPPYLPATGAVPRKDGSLLLEHLPPTAFTLEVDTQLHLPARVTVGEAEDSLTLSLDSGARVTGYVRDARGQPLGAELVFTRSDGLTLQRSLASGEFTLRAIPPGRYTVNAWRMEITSETLFPSRTVQVPPSGEVRVTFDELGTGTTVTLRLPPEVDLALLLPGQAPFPDSPRAFEHLRLQQHPVAEWTGPSVTFRRVPKGHYTVIASTRDKDRIHREELDVPAEGTLSRDVKPVWRLLAP is encoded by the coding sequence GTGTCCGCTTCGCGCGTGGAACCCGAGGTCACGCTGTCGGAGCGCTCCTGTCCCCCGTCCGAGGACGCATCCGGTGAACATCCACGCCGCCTGATGCAGTGCTGGGACGAAGCCTTCGACGAGCTGGTGGATCAGGTCGACAAGCGCGAAGGAGAAGCCCCCACCGTCGCGGAGACCACCAGCGCGGAGGATGGCACCTTCGTCCTGGACGGGCTTCCCGACGGCATGGTCACCCTCCACGCCACCAGCGGCCAGAACGTGGCGATGCGCCCGGACGTGATGACAGGCCAGCAGGACGTGGTCCTCGTGCTCGATGAAGGTTCCTTCTTCGAGGGCATCGTCCTGGAAGGACCGGCGGGAACCGAGCCCATCGCGGGCGCGCGCGTCACCGTCTTCTCCCACGAACACACGCGCTTCTTCCCCGCGATCAGCGGCGTGGATGGACGCTACCGAATCGGGCCCGTGCCTCCGGACGACTACGGCATCCTCGTCACGGCCTCTGGCCGCGGCCCCAACCTGCGCATGCGGGCGGATCCGTGGGAGGAGGACACCTTCATCCTGGACCGCCCCGCGAAGTACGCAGGCACGGTCGTGACGGCGAAGGGTGCCCCTGCGCCCGGCGTCTCCGTCCGGCTGTACAAGCCCAGCGCCACGCCCGAGTCGCGCACCGCGCTCACGGATGCGCAGGGACGCTTCTCCTTCCCTTCCTTCGAAGACGTGCCCGGCCAGCTCTTCGCGGAGACGGCGGCGCGTGACGGTCTGGCCCATCTCAGGACAGGGCCCCGCGAAGACATCGTCCTCACGCTCGGGCCCGGCATGGTCCTCCAGGGCCACGTCAGCGATGAGAACGGACGCCCGATTCCCGGCGCACGGGTCATGGCGGATCTCGACGACGCGAACGCGCCCTCCCCGCGCGGGCAGACCGTCACGGATGCGCAGGGGCATTACCGGCTGGGCCCGCTCTTCCGGCTGCCACACTTCGTGGCGGTCCGCGCGGAGCACTACATCGACGATGAGCCGGAACACTACGAACTCGGTGAGGTGGAGGAGACGCTCGACTTCATCCTGCCGCGCGCCCTCTCCGTGGAGGGCATCCTCGTCGACGAGGCGGGCCAGCCGCTCGCGGGGCACGGGGTCTTCCTCCATCCCGGTTCGGCGACCTCCGTCATCGTCGACGTCTCACTGGAGTCCACCGTGACGGACGAAGCGGGACGCTTCATCCTGGACTCGGACGAGGCGGGGCCCGCGTGGCTGAGCGTCTCCGACGAGGCCTTCGTCCCCCAACACTTCACGGTCGGGCGTCCATCGCGGGACGTACGGCTGGTGCTGCGCCGGGGGGCTCGTGTGCCCATCACCGTCCTGAGCGCGGCGGGCGCCCCGGTGCGCGGCGCCAGGGTGGAGCTGTGGAAGCAGGATGCACGCGGCGAGTCCCACCACGCTGGCGTCACGGATGCCCGGGGGCAGGTCACGCTCCAGGGCGTTCCTCCCGGAAGCTATGTGGCCGAGGCGACCCTCGCGAGACAGGCCGTGGACGTCCATGCCTCCCAGCCGCTGGAGGTCCAGACAGGCGAAGCGCCGCCCGTCACGCTGCGGCTGGAGGAAGGCCGGACCCTGCAAGGCACCGTCGTGAATCCTCAGGGCCGGCCCCTGCCCGGCGTCAGCGTCCGCGCGGAGCTGCTGGACGCGGACCGGCCCCGCTATCGCAGTGCCCAATCGACAGGAAGGATTCCGGAGGGCGTTCGCACGGATGCCGAAGGCCGCTTCACCCTGCGCTCGTTGAGCGCGGCCCGCTACACGCTCGGCGCGACGCTGGCGGAGCACCGCATCGACGGCGCCCTGTCCCAGGGTGTCCGCGCGGGCGAGTACGCGACCGTCATCGTGGGCAGGGACACGGCGGAGGTCCGGCTGGTGTTGCGCCGCATCCCGCATGTGCGCGGCCGGGTGGTGGCGGAGGACGGCGCGAAGCTGGATCTCTTCGAGGTGAACGGTCGCCGGTATGAGGATCCGCAAGGGCGCTTCGACCAGCCCCTGCCCAAGGCCACCGGCCCCCAGCGGTTCGTGGTGCGCGCCAGGGGCTACGCGCCGGTGGACCGCTCCGTCACCCCGGACGGAGATGGCGACGTGGACGTGGGCACGCTCACGCTGACGCGGGGGCGGACGGTGCAGGTGTTCCTGCGTGACGCCGCGACGGGCGAGCCGTTCACCGGACGCGTGCGCGATGACTCCGGACAGTGGGCCACCATCGCCATCGGCTATCGGATCCATGGAGAGGGCGTCGCGGATGGCCCGCCCTACCTGCCCGCCACCGGAGCGGTGCCGCGCAAAGATGGCTCGCTGCTGCTGGAGCACCTGCCCCCTACCGCGTTCACGCTCGAGGTGGACACCCAGCTCCACCTGCCGGCACGGGTGACCGTGGGCGAAGCGGAAGACAGCCTCACGCTCTCACTCGACTCCGGCGCCCGCGTGACGGGCTACGTCCGCGACGCGCGGGGCCAGCCGCTGGGTGCCGAGCTCGTCTTCACGCGCTCCGACGGCCTGACACTCCAACGCAGTCTCGCCTCCGGAGAGTTCACCCTCCGGGCCATTCCCCCAGGGCGCTACACGGTGAATGCCTGGCGGATGGAGATCACCAGCGAAACCCTCTTCCCGTCCCGCACCGTGCAGGTCCCGCCCTCGGGTGAAGTCCGCGTCACCTTCGACGAGCTGGGCACCGGCACCACCGTCACGCTGCGGCTGCCGCCGGAGGTCGACCTCGCGTTGCTGTTGCCCGGTCAGGCGCCCTTCCCCGACAGCCCCAGGGCCTTCGAACACCTGCGCCTCCAGCAGCATCCCGTGGCGGAATGGACCGGTCCGTCCGTCACGTTCCGCCGCGTTCCCAAGGGCCACTACACCGTCATCGCGAGCACGCGAGACAAGGACCGCATCCATCGCGAAGAGCTGGACGTGCCCGCCGAAGGCACGCTGTCCCGCGACGTGAAGCCGGTGTGGAGGCTCCTCGCGCCCTGA
- a CDS encoding DUF1552 domain-containing protein, with translation MKLSRRRVLQGLGGVMLGLPVLEGLMPRKAQAADANALPFAIFLRQADGVAAAQNTSELGNEPERFWPEPLGNLSTTTLAGKSLVELADHRARLLVVRNVNMKDYNYGDGHARGALQCLTARGPAVEGVGGDSEASGESLDHRIGRELNPQKRDSLYLYAGQAGGWLGGPCISHRGSASRRAALHDPWVAYQTMVGGPGGLSPEAREQLLVRQKSLNDLVSGQLKALQSRPELSGTDRQRLDLHLSNVRDLEVALSCRARADEELRLQQQAPGYNSTDGDEVLATVRLHMDIAVLAVACGTTRSVAIQVGNGNDSATRYRDPTTGQLMENFHYISHRRSSHDASGGIIAGSDVLHSRVDAQFAQTFNYLLDQLAAYTLPDGKKLVDQGVSVWFNDLGNGPAHSARHIPFILAGSCNGYLKQGVAVTAAGGNSSPNLNKMLNTIGAAVGLKNAAGGPLDDFGDPSLPKGLLTELLA, from the coding sequence GTGAAACTGAGCCGTCGACGCGTGTTGCAGGGCCTGGGTGGGGTCATGCTGGGACTGCCGGTGCTGGAGGGGCTGATGCCCCGCAAGGCCCAGGCGGCGGATGCGAACGCGCTGCCCTTCGCCATCTTCCTGCGCCAGGCGGATGGTGTGGCCGCCGCGCAGAACACCTCCGAGCTGGGCAACGAGCCGGAGCGCTTCTGGCCGGAGCCGCTGGGCAACCTCTCCACCACGACGCTCGCGGGCAAGTCGCTGGTGGAGCTGGCGGACCACCGCGCGCGCCTGCTGGTGGTGCGCAACGTCAACATGAAGGACTACAACTACGGGGACGGTCACGCGCGAGGCGCGCTCCAGTGCCTCACCGCGCGGGGCCCCGCCGTGGAGGGCGTGGGCGGCGACTCCGAGGCGTCCGGCGAGTCGCTGGACCACCGCATCGGCCGCGAGCTGAACCCGCAGAAGCGCGACTCGCTCTACCTCTACGCGGGGCAGGCCGGCGGGTGGCTGGGCGGCCCCTGCATCTCCCACCGGGGCAGCGCTTCGCGCCGGGCCGCGCTGCATGACCCGTGGGTGGCCTACCAGACCATGGTGGGGGGCCCCGGAGGCCTCTCGCCGGAGGCACGCGAGCAGCTGCTGGTGCGCCAGAAGAGCCTCAACGACCTGGTGTCGGGCCAGCTGAAGGCGCTCCAGTCGCGGCCGGAGTTGAGCGGCACGGACCGGCAGCGCCTGGACCTGCACCTGTCCAACGTGCGCGACCTGGAGGTGGCGCTCAGCTGCCGCGCCCGCGCGGACGAGGAGCTGCGGCTCCAGCAGCAGGCGCCCGGCTACAACAGCACGGACGGCGACGAGGTGCTGGCCACGGTGCGGCTGCACATGGACATCGCGGTGCTGGCGGTGGCGTGCGGCACCACGCGCTCGGTGGCCATCCAGGTGGGCAACGGCAACGACAGCGCCACGCGCTACCGCGACCCCACGACGGGGCAGCTGATGGAGAACTTCCACTACATCTCCCATCGCCGCTCTTCACACGACGCGTCGGGCGGCATCATCGCCGGGTCGGACGTGCTGCACTCGCGCGTGGACGCGCAGTTCGCGCAGACCTTCAACTACCTGTTGGATCAGCTGGCGGCGTACACCCTGCCGGACGGCAAGAAGCTGGTCGACCAGGGCGTGTCCGTCTGGTTCAACGACCTGGGCAACGGGCCGGCGCACTCGGCGCGCCACATCCCGTTCATCCTGGCGGGCAGCTGCAACGGCTACCTCAAGCAGGGCGTGGCGGTGACGGCGGCCGGCGGCAACAGCAGCCCCAACCTCAACAAGATGCTCAACACGATTGGCGCCGCGGTGGGCCTGAAGAACGCGGCCGGCGGGCCGCTGGATGACTTCGGCGACCCCTCGCTGCCCAAGGGCCTGCTGACGGAGTTGCTGGCTTGA
- a CDS encoding lytic polysaccharide monooxygenase auxiliary activity family 9 protein: MFPAIRKAFTASLAFVSLLSAGPAAAHGSMEVPLSRVYGCFKEGPESPRSAACKAAVQTGGTQALYDWNGVRQGAANGRHREIIPDGKLCSAANESHKGLDLARTDWPSTLITPDGSGRFEFVFHATAVHATGYFQLFVTKEGYNPALPLKWSDLEATPFCNVTNVSAVNNRYRLNCPFPASRTGSHVIYAIWQRADSPEAFYACTDVKFSDTPPPPVSWKELGQVQAREDLPKSSKVTFRLFDSAGRDAESYPLTLDAATPAATWMYRLAQQVNAGSSRVQVGVLQTTGSVTPVQDALGNRVYAKETGYSFQVDIEKPSTGGSAQYKYPAGIDSYTAGTLVEGTDGLIYRCKPFPYSGWCKGAASHYAPGTGMAWQDAWERANLARGASR, translated from the coding sequence ATGTTCCCAGCAATCCGCAAGGCCTTCACCGCGTCGCTCGCTTTCGTCTCCCTGCTGTCCGCTGGTCCGGCGGCGGCGCACGGCTCCATGGAAGTACCGCTGAGCCGCGTCTATGGATGTTTCAAGGAAGGGCCGGAGAGCCCCAGGTCCGCCGCGTGCAAGGCCGCGGTGCAGACCGGTGGGACGCAGGCGCTGTATGACTGGAACGGCGTCCGGCAGGGCGCCGCCAACGGGCGTCACCGCGAAATCATCCCCGACGGCAAGCTGTGCAGCGCCGCCAATGAGAGTCACAAGGGGTTGGACCTGGCTCGTACGGACTGGCCGTCCACGCTGATCACCCCGGATGGTAGCGGCCGCTTCGAGTTCGTCTTCCACGCCACCGCGGTGCACGCCACGGGCTACTTCCAGCTCTTCGTGACGAAGGAGGGCTACAACCCCGCGCTGCCGCTGAAGTGGTCGGACCTGGAGGCGACGCCGTTCTGCAACGTCACCAACGTGTCCGCGGTGAACAATCGCTACCGGCTCAACTGCCCGTTCCCGGCGAGCCGGACGGGGTCGCACGTCATCTACGCCATCTGGCAGCGCGCGGACAGCCCGGAGGCCTTCTACGCCTGCACGGACGTGAAGTTCAGCGACACGCCGCCCCCGCCGGTGTCGTGGAAGGAATTGGGCCAGGTGCAGGCGCGCGAGGACCTGCCCAAGTCGAGCAAGGTGACGTTCCGCCTCTTCGACAGCGCGGGCCGCGACGCCGAGTCGTATCCGCTGACGCTCGACGCGGCCACGCCCGCGGCCACGTGGATGTACCGGCTGGCGCAGCAGGTGAACGCGGGCTCCAGCCGCGTGCAGGTGGGCGTGCTCCAGACGACGGGCAGCGTGACGCCGGTGCAGGACGCGTTGGGCAACCGCGTGTACGCGAAGGAGACGGGCTACTCGTTCCAGGTGGACATCGAGAAGCCTTCCACCGGCGGATCCGCGCAGTACAAGTACCCGGCGGGCATCGACAGCTACACGGCGGGCACGCTGGTGGAGGGCACGGACGGGCTCATCTACCGCTGCAAGCCCTTCCCGTACTCCGGCTGGTGCAAGGGCGCGGCGTCGCACTACGCGCCGGGCACGGGCATGGCCTGGCAGGACGCGTGGGAGCGCGCCAACCTGGCCCGCGGCGCTTCAAGGTGA
- a CDS encoding carboxypeptidase regulatory-like domain-containing protein, whose amino-acid sequence MGNGGPGGLKPWLGGIALAAVALLAFLLWNTEAPSSVKDSSVPPVSSATKPAARATRVTTPPSPAGTARITGRVLGTSGPAAGVRVSASRVEPGVTLSERPCPNPSGQDDARAPALKSGTCSFDSERMQWESVEARDGEAPVFAEAATDAEGRFVLEGLPEGLVTLWALGDTGAVSQGGVAVGSNDVGLTLEQGVLFEGTVTDTDRKPPIPDARVTLVSRWHTRFFDATTDAEGRFIVGPLPQGDYAAFVTAEGRSPWFKPEVESLTDMQPVVLARALSLSGQVLSVDGAPVPGILVHLDGDTATASTQRTTTDGAGRFRFNAPAVLHQLTAEANGAFATLDVTPPQEDVEVRLQPGVFVTGTVRDDAGSPIPNARVETYREDGGPVSAEATTVTDAGGRYQLGPTRPGPHTFRILAPRYLDVELHAQKLQQGMAPLDFTLKRAKSVEGRVVDTSGAPLAGILLSLSGNRLGDGDTIDAGGARRSDATGHFILDVQRAGTGELSVEEPSFQRQSITVNIPSRDVVVVLDRGASVSGTVTDPQGLPLRGATVSLETEAQEDAPYEEPRQTLTDEQGRFHLRGIAPGTYLLGAIVRGDLMDASVSQPITFQAREHRDVSLRMEPGHERSGIAVDGAGQPLADVVITADLDEDASSEWRTVYDSGPSGLRTGPDGRFTLRGLVAPRYAVWAHLPGYTFRPGRSQGGEPIAEKDGLWVDSSEAPLQLVLERDGRIRGRVVAPGGQAVTSFQVKGADLYNSAQPDEWPDGTFELPFGMAGPATLTVEARGFMPLERAVTLSEGVDLDLGVLTLDPGWTLRLAVHDAETGEALSQLESFRATLTRPGDSDIARARSRPQNVPLRDGVYTLSQLPPPPFTLSLQSRNTRPFEQQVTAHVDTLTVALDRAATVRLLARDTNGTPLPALVSLKELGAHPMPRYQDFAPGGTLVLRGIEPGEYLLDARAADPYEGPRFTPRKVLIPPRGEVTFTVEASSP is encoded by the coding sequence ATGGGGAATGGCGGACCTGGGGGACTGAAGCCTTGGCTGGGAGGCATCGCGCTGGCGGCCGTCGCGCTCCTCGCCTTCCTCCTGTGGAACACCGAGGCGCCTTCGTCCGTGAAGGACTCGTCCGTGCCCCCGGTGTCGTCCGCGACGAAGCCGGCGGCTCGGGCGACACGGGTGACCACGCCACCAAGCCCCGCGGGCACCGCGCGCATCACGGGCCGCGTGCTGGGAACCTCCGGCCCGGCCGCGGGCGTGCGCGTCTCCGCGTCCCGCGTGGAGCCTGGGGTCACGCTTTCGGAGCGGCCCTGTCCCAATCCTTCCGGCCAGGACGACGCGCGGGCTCCGGCCCTCAAGAGCGGCACGTGCAGCTTCGACTCCGAACGCATGCAGTGGGAGTCCGTGGAGGCCCGCGATGGCGAAGCCCCCGTGTTCGCGGAGGCGGCCACGGACGCGGAGGGCCGCTTCGTGCTGGAGGGACTGCCCGAGGGCCTCGTCACGCTCTGGGCCCTGGGCGACACGGGCGCGGTGTCACAGGGGGGCGTGGCGGTGGGCTCGAACGACGTGGGGCTGACGCTGGAGCAGGGCGTCCTCTTCGAGGGGACCGTCACGGACACGGACCGCAAGCCCCCCATCCCCGACGCGCGGGTGACGCTCGTCTCCCGCTGGCACACGCGCTTCTTCGACGCGACGACCGACGCCGAAGGCCGCTTCATCGTGGGTCCCCTGCCCCAGGGCGACTACGCCGCCTTCGTCACCGCGGAGGGCCGGTCCCCGTGGTTCAAGCCGGAAGTCGAATCGCTCACCGACATGCAGCCCGTGGTGCTCGCGCGTGCGCTCTCGCTCTCAGGACAGGTTCTGTCCGTGGACGGCGCGCCGGTGCCGGGCATCCTGGTGCACCTCGACGGTGACACCGCGACGGCATCCACCCAGCGCACCACGACCGATGGCGCGGGGCGCTTCCGGTTCAACGCGCCCGCCGTCCTCCACCAGCTCACCGCGGAGGCGAATGGCGCGTTCGCCACGCTGGACGTGACGCCGCCCCAGGAGGACGTGGAGGTGCGACTCCAGCCCGGCGTGTTCGTCACGGGCACGGTGCGAGACGACGCCGGCAGCCCCATCCCGAACGCACGTGTGGAGACCTACCGTGAGGACGGCGGTCCCGTCTCCGCCGAGGCGACCACCGTGACGGACGCGGGGGGCCGCTACCAGCTGGGCCCCACGCGTCCCGGGCCCCATACCTTCCGGATCCTCGCGCCCCGCTACCTGGACGTGGAGCTGCATGCCCAGAAGCTCCAGCAGGGCATGGCGCCCCTGGACTTCACCCTCAAGCGCGCGAAGAGCGTGGAGGGCCGCGTCGTCGACACATCGGGCGCTCCGCTCGCAGGCATCCTCCTGTCGCTGTCAGGGAATCGCCTGGGCGATGGGGACACCATCGACGCTGGCGGCGCCCGGCGCTCGGATGCCACCGGGCACTTCATCCTGGACGTGCAGCGCGCGGGGACAGGAGAGTTGTCCGTGGAGGAGCCCTCCTTCCAGCGTCAATCCATTACGGTGAACATCCCCTCGCGGGATGTCGTCGTGGTGCTGGACCGGGGCGCCTCCGTGTCCGGCACCGTCACTGATCCACAAGGGCTGCCGTTGCGGGGAGCCACCGTGTCGTTGGAGACGGAGGCGCAGGAGGATGCGCCCTACGAAGAGCCGCGTCAGACCCTGACGGACGAGCAGGGCCGCTTCCATCTGCGAGGGATTGCCCCGGGCACGTACCTCCTGGGCGCCATCGTCCGCGGAGACCTGATGGACGCATCCGTGTCCCAGCCCATCACGTTCCAGGCGCGTGAACACCGGGACGTGTCCCTGCGCATGGAACCCGGTCACGAGCGCTCCGGCATCGCGGTGGATGGAGCGGGACAGCCGCTCGCGGACGTCGTCATCACCGCGGACCTCGACGAGGACGCTTCATCCGAATGGCGCACCGTCTATGACAGCGGACCTTCCGGACTCCGCACGGGCCCGGACGGACGCTTCACCCTGCGCGGGCTCGTGGCCCCCCGCTACGCCGTGTGGGCCCACCTGCCGGGCTACACCTTCCGCCCCGGGCGCTCCCAGGGCGGCGAGCCCATCGCGGAGAAGGATGGCCTCTGGGTGGACTCCAGCGAGGCGCCCCTCCAGCTCGTGCTGGAGCGCGACGGACGCATCCGGGGCCGCGTCGTGGCACCGGGAGGACAGGCCGTCACCTCGTTCCAGGTGAAGGGCGCGGACCTCTACAACTCCGCCCAGCCCGACGAGTGGCCGGACGGGACGTTCGAGCTTCCCTTCGGCATGGCGGGCCCGGCGACCCTGACCGTGGAAGCACGTGGCTTCATGCCGCTGGAGCGCGCCGTGACGCTGTCGGAGGGCGTGGACCTGGACCTGGGCGTGCTGACGCTCGACCCTGGCTGGACGCTGCGGCTCGCGGTCCACGACGCGGAGACCGGCGAAGCCCTGTCCCAGCTGGAATCCTTCCGGGCGACCCTCACCAGGCCAGGAGACTCCGACATCGCCCGCGCGAGGTCGCGTCCCCAGAACGTCCCCCTTCGCGACGGCGTCTACACCCTGTCGCAGCTGCCGCCCCCACCCTTCACCCTGTCGCTCCAGAGCCGGAACACGCGTCCCTTCGAGCAGCAGGTGACAGCCCACGTGGACACGCTCACCGTGGCCCTGGACCGCGCCGCGACGGTTCGGCTCCTGGCCCGGGACACGAACGGCACGCCCCTGCCCGCGCTCGTCTCGCTGAAGGAACTGGGGGCCCATCCCATGCCCCGCTATCAGGACTTCGCCCCGGGGGGCACCCTCGTCCTCCGAGGCATCGAACCCGGCGAGTACCTGCTGGATGCCCGCGCGGCAGACCCGTACGAAGGGCCCCGCTTCACGCCCCGGAAGGTGCTGATTCCCCCCCGGGGCGAGGTGACCTTCACCGTGGAGGCAAGCTCACCTTGA